A genomic window from Bombus huntii isolate Logan2020A unplaced genomic scaffold, iyBomHunt1.1 ctg00000058.1, whole genome shotgun sequence includes:
- the LOC126875803 gene encoding venom serine protease Bi-VSP-like isoform X3, translating to MDGIENIHNHNIAILRLVEEVPFSRYVYPICTKEPLRKSNFVGYNPLVAGSGALRYRRPRRNALMEVQMPVIKNAECKIAYSKFPNAPDITDGIICAEHAQGGEDSCTVIKLQSYYKLYGI from the exons atggatggaatagaaaacatacacaatcataatattgccattcttagattggtggaggaggtgccattttcga ggtacgtatatcccatttgtacgaaagagcccctacgaaagagcaacttcgtcggctataacccccttgttgctggatcgggagcattaagatata gacgaccacgacgtaatgcattaatggaagtacaaatgccagtgattaagaacgccgaatgcaaaatagcttattccaaatttcctaatgcacctgatatcactgatggtataatatgcgccgaacatgctcagggtggagaggattcttgtacggtaattaagttacagagttactacaaactatacggtatctga
- the LOC126875800 gene encoding omega-amidase NIT2-A-like isoform X2: MPEIEGDKLYNTCTIWGPDGTLIAKHRKVHLFDIDIPNKITFRESDSLSPGNSLTTFDVKGCKIGIGICYDIRFEEMARIYRNKDTSG; encoded by the exons atgcctgaaatagagggcgataaattgtacaatacctgtactatttggggtcccgatggaactttgatagcaaaacaccgaaag gtacatctattcgacatcgacattcctaataagattacttttcgagagagtgattcactcagtcctggtaactccctaacgacgttcgatgtgaagggctgcaaaataggtattggcatttgctatgatattagattcgaggaaatggcacgcatttatcggaacaaag